The Rhinatrema bivittatum chromosome 4, aRhiBiv1.1, whole genome shotgun sequence genome window below encodes:
- the LOC115091197 gene encoding sodium- and chloride-dependent creatine transporter 1-like isoform X3 has translation MFVTSCSFLLRTGVFLIPYLLIVFIGGIPVFFLEIALGQFMKQGGIAAWNIVPLFKGLGFASMVIVFFCNTYYIMILVWGLYYLVHSFTNTLPWATCGHTWNSKDCTEVFRLDQCHNGTGNNSTLVVNISCDDLAKKRSPIIEFWENKVLRISGGLSEPGPLNWQMILCLLATWTIVYFCIWKGVKSTGKVVYFTALFPYVVLIVLLAHGVTLPGAVDGIVYYLKPDWSKLAEAQVWIDAGTQIFFSYAIGLGALTALGSYNRFHNNCYRDAYILAAINSSTSFFAGFVVFSVLGFMASEQGVDISKVAESGPGLAFIAYPKAVTLMPFAPVWAALFFFMLLVLGLDSQFVGVEGFITGILDLFPHPINGFVRREITAALCCLVCFIIDLSMVTEGGMYVFQLFDYYSASGITLLWQAFWECVVIAWVYGADRFMDDIARMIGYRPFPYMKWCWSVFTPLVCVGIFLFHVVNYKPLTYNNTYVYPWWGEAIGLSLALASMLCIPLTVVCKLLRCKGSLRERWQFLTTPVWGHHLLEYLTPEAETKLLPPEALAQVAKEKTTLFETVI, from the exons ATGTTTGTGACATCTTGTTCGTTCTTGCTCCGCACAGGTGTGTTTCTGATTCCATATTTGCTGATTGTCTTCATTGGGGGAATTCCAGTCTTTTTCCTGGAGATCGCTTTGGGCCAGTTTATGAAGCAGGGAGGAATTGCAGCCTGGAATATCGTGCCCCTTTTTAAAG GTCTTGGCTTCGCCTCTATGGTCATCGTGTTCTTTTGTAACACCTACTATATCATGATCCTGGTCTGGGGCCTTTATTACCTGGTGCACTCATTCACCAACACGCTACCATGGGCCACTTGCGGCCACACTTGGAACAGCAAGGATTGCACCGAAGTCTTCCGCCTGGACCAGTGCCACAATGGGACAGGCAACAATTCCACCCTGGTGGTCAACATCAGCTGTGATGACCTGGCAAAGAAGCGCTCTCCCATCATTGAGTTCTGGGA GAACAAAGTGCTGAGAATTTCAGGGGGTCTGAGTGAGCCCGGGCCCCTGAACTGGCAGATGATTCTTTGTTTGTTGGCAACCTGGACCATCGTATATTTCTGCATCTGGAAGGGGGTTAAATCAACTGGAAAG GTTGTCTACTTCACTGCCTTGTTCCCTTATGTGGTTCTGATTGTCCTGCTGGCTCATGGCGTTACTCTTCCTGGAGCAGTGGACGGCATTGTGTATTATCTGAAACCTGACTGGTCCAAGCTTGCTGAAGCTCAG GTCTGGATTGATGCTGGCACTCAGATATTCTTCTCCTATGCCATTGGTTTAGGGGCACTGACAGCTTTAGGCAGCTATAACAGATTCCACAACAACTGCTACAG AGACGCCTACATCCTGGCAGCGATCAACAGCTCCACCAGCTTCTTTGCTGGCTTTGTTGTCTTTTCAGTCCTAGGCTTCATGGCATCGGAGCAAGGAGTGGACATATCGAAGGTGGCAGAGTCGG GTCCTGGACTGGCCTTCATTGCATATCCCAAAGCTGTGACTCTGATGCCGTTTGCTCCCGTCTGGGCTGCTCTCTTCTTCTTCATGCTTCTGGTTCTGGGACTTGACAGCCAG TTTGTGGGCGTCGAGGGATTCATCACGGGGATTCTGGACTTGTTCCCTCACCCTATCAATGGCTTTGTGCGGAGAGAAATCACAGCCGCCCTCTGCTGTCTTGTGTGTTTCATAATTGACTTGTCCATGGTGACGGAG GGTGGAATGTATGTCTTCCAGCTTTTTGACTATTATTCAGCCAGTGGTATAACGCTGTTATGGCAAGCCTTCTGGGAGTGTGTTGTGATCGCCTGGGTCTATG GTGCAGATCGGTTCATGGATGACATTGCTCGTATGATTGGTTATCGTCCTTTCCCTTATATGAAATGGTGCTGGTCTGTCTTTACCCCCTTGGTCTGTGTG GGGATCTTCTTGTTCCATGTAGTGAACTATAAGCCTCTGACATACAATAATACTTATGTGTACCCTTGGTGGGGGGAAGCCATTGGGTTGAGTCTTGCTTTGGCCTCCATGCTTTGCATTCCCCTCACAGTTGTTTGCAAGCTTCTACGCTGTAAGGGATCTTTGCGAGAG CGTTGGCAGTTCCTGACCACGCCAGTCTGGGGTCACCACCTTCTCGAATACCTGACTCCTGAAGCAGAGACAAAGTTGCTTCCACCAGAGGCTCTTGCCCAGGTTGCAAAGGAAAAAACAACTCTCTTTGAGACTGTAATCTAA
- the LOC115091197 gene encoding sodium- and chloride-dependent creatine transporter 1-like isoform X5, with product MKQGGIAAWNIVPLFKGLGFASMVIVFFCNTYYIMILVWGLYYLVHSFTNTLPWATCGHTWNSKDCTEVFRLDQCHNGTGNNSTLVVNISCDDLAKKRSPIIEFWENKVLRISGGLSEPGPLNWQMILCLLATWTIVYFCIWKGVKSTGKVVYFTALFPYVVLIVLLAHGVTLPGAVDGIVYYLKPDWSKLAEAQVWIDAGTQIFFSYAIGLGALTALGSYNRFHNNCYRDAYILAAINSSTSFFAGFVVFSVLGFMASEQGVDISKVAESGPGLAFIAYPKAVTLMPFAPVWAALFFFMLLVLGLDSQFVGVEGFITGILDLFPHPINGFVRREITAALCCLVCFIIDLSMVTEGGMYVFQLFDYYSASGITLLWQAFWECVVIAWVYGADRFMDDIARMIGYRPFPYMKWCWSVFTPLVCVGIFLFHVVNYKPLTYNNTYVYPWWGEAIGLSLALASMLCIPLTVVCKLLRCKGSLRERWQFLTTPVWGHHLLEYLTPEAETKLLPPEALAQVAKEKTTLFETVI from the exons ATGAAGCAGGGAGGAATTGCAGCCTGGAATATCGTGCCCCTTTTTAAAG GTCTTGGCTTCGCCTCTATGGTCATCGTGTTCTTTTGTAACACCTACTATATCATGATCCTGGTCTGGGGCCTTTATTACCTGGTGCACTCATTCACCAACACGCTACCATGGGCCACTTGCGGCCACACTTGGAACAGCAAGGATTGCACCGAAGTCTTCCGCCTGGACCAGTGCCACAATGGGACAGGCAACAATTCCACCCTGGTGGTCAACATCAGCTGTGATGACCTGGCAAAGAAGCGCTCTCCCATCATTGAGTTCTGGGA GAACAAAGTGCTGAGAATTTCAGGGGGTCTGAGTGAGCCCGGGCCCCTGAACTGGCAGATGATTCTTTGTTTGTTGGCAACCTGGACCATCGTATATTTCTGCATCTGGAAGGGGGTTAAATCAACTGGAAAG GTTGTCTACTTCACTGCCTTGTTCCCTTATGTGGTTCTGATTGTCCTGCTGGCTCATGGCGTTACTCTTCCTGGAGCAGTGGACGGCATTGTGTATTATCTGAAACCTGACTGGTCCAAGCTTGCTGAAGCTCAG GTCTGGATTGATGCTGGCACTCAGATATTCTTCTCCTATGCCATTGGTTTAGGGGCACTGACAGCTTTAGGCAGCTATAACAGATTCCACAACAACTGCTACAG AGACGCCTACATCCTGGCAGCGATCAACAGCTCCACCAGCTTCTTTGCTGGCTTTGTTGTCTTTTCAGTCCTAGGCTTCATGGCATCGGAGCAAGGAGTGGACATATCGAAGGTGGCAGAGTCGG GTCCTGGACTGGCCTTCATTGCATATCCCAAAGCTGTGACTCTGATGCCGTTTGCTCCCGTCTGGGCTGCTCTCTTCTTCTTCATGCTTCTGGTTCTGGGACTTGACAGCCAG TTTGTGGGCGTCGAGGGATTCATCACGGGGATTCTGGACTTGTTCCCTCACCCTATCAATGGCTTTGTGCGGAGAGAAATCACAGCCGCCCTCTGCTGTCTTGTGTGTTTCATAATTGACTTGTCCATGGTGACGGAG GGTGGAATGTATGTCTTCCAGCTTTTTGACTATTATTCAGCCAGTGGTATAACGCTGTTATGGCAAGCCTTCTGGGAGTGTGTTGTGATCGCCTGGGTCTATG GTGCAGATCGGTTCATGGATGACATTGCTCGTATGATTGGTTATCGTCCTTTCCCTTATATGAAATGGTGCTGGTCTGTCTTTACCCCCTTGGTCTGTGTG GGGATCTTCTTGTTCCATGTAGTGAACTATAAGCCTCTGACATACAATAATACTTATGTGTACCCTTGGTGGGGGGAAGCCATTGGGTTGAGTCTTGCTTTGGCCTCCATGCTTTGCATTCCCCTCACAGTTGTTTGCAAGCTTCTACGCTGTAAGGGATCTTTGCGAGAG CGTTGGCAGTTCCTGACCACGCCAGTCTGGGGTCACCACCTTCTCGAATACCTGACTCCTGAAGCAGAGACAAAGTTGCTTCCACCAGAGGCTCTTGCCCAGGTTGCAAAGGAAAAAACAACTCTCTTTGAGACTGTAATCTAA